One genomic region from Streptomyces venezuelae encodes:
- a CDS encoding Rv3235 family protein, with translation MDSYTATTRPRTPRPRTAPGGPAGTRPRGGAGTHPRTPAPPRTLPPHTVFAERLLAVLSGERPVHWMLGHTVGEAYEQLVHLAPATPLRSLGPRPVLRRCSVQLDRHRTAMEAFASIATGRRVRAMAFRLELGADQRWRCAAVELDGLGVAARHP, from the coding sequence ATGGACAGCTACACGGCCACCACCCGCCCGCGCACTCCACGCCCCCGCACCGCCCCCGGCGGCCCCGCCGGCACGAGGCCTCGCGGCGGCGCGGGCACCCACCCCCGGACCCCGGCCCCGCCGCGAACCCTCCCCCCGCACACCGTCTTCGCGGAGCGCCTGCTCGCGGTGCTCAGCGGCGAGCGGCCGGTCCACTGGATGCTCGGCCACACCGTCGGCGAGGCCTACGAGCAGCTCGTCCACCTCGCGCCGGCGACGCCCCTGCGGTCGCTCGGCCCCCGCCCGGTCCTGCGCCGCTGCTCCGTCCAGCTGGACCGGCACCGCACGGCCATGGAGGCCTTCGCGAGCATCGCCACCGGCCGCCGCGTCCGGGCCATGGCATTCCGCCTGGAGCTCGGCGCCGACCAGCGCTGGCGCTGCGCCGCCGTGGAGCTCGACGGACTCGGCGTGGCCGCCCGGCACCCATGA
- a CDS encoding DUF6912 family protein, with product MRVYVPLTLPGLAQVHTAGELGPGPIAAYAVTPALREWYVSDDIEELEYAALNRAAAASLRLLAGLPGAPRCRVVLAVDVADKDVAADPDGGHDAGSIGEVRITGPVPLAKAGAVHADADDAVEDVTAAAGALGAADQGDDDAQFVVDGAEDHELLWFGVQEIPELLRR from the coding sequence ATGCGCGTGTACGTCCCTCTGACCCTCCCCGGTCTCGCACAGGTGCACACGGCAGGCGAGCTGGGGCCCGGACCGATCGCCGCGTACGCCGTCACCCCCGCACTGCGCGAGTGGTACGTCTCCGACGACATCGAGGAGCTGGAGTACGCGGCGCTCAACCGGGCCGCGGCCGCCTCCCTGCGGCTCCTCGCCGGCCTTCCCGGGGCGCCCCGGTGCCGGGTCGTCCTCGCCGTCGACGTGGCCGACAAGGACGTGGCCGCCGACCCCGACGGGGGGCACGACGCCGGTTCCATCGGCGAGGTCCGGATCACGGGGCCGGTTCCGCTGGCCAAGGCGGGGGCGGTGCACGCCGACGCGGACGACGCGGTGGAGGACGTCACGGCGGCGGCGGGCGCGCTCGGGGCGGCGGACCAGGGCGACGACGACGCCCAGTTCGTCGTGGACGGGGCCGAGGACCATGAGCTGCTGTGGTTCGGGGTGCAGGAGATTCCTGAGCTGCTGCGGCGGTAG
- a CDS encoding HAD family hydrolase, whose translation MGKHDGLRGKHLVWDWNGTLLDDIGAVIGATNAAFAELGLESITLERYRELYTVPVPKFYERLMGRLPTDEEWTVMDGAFHRHYWQRAEACLLTAGAAELLAARQESGFTQSLLSLAPHTELIPLVRRHGIAERFVRMDGRVDASKDGKSGHMVRHLAALAVPADRVVVIGDAADDAVAAAHVGAKAVLYTGGSHSRASLERVGAPVVDSLAEAVAVAEELV comes from the coding sequence ATGGGGAAGCACGACGGCTTGCGCGGCAAGCATCTGGTCTGGGACTGGAACGGGACACTGCTCGACGACATCGGCGCGGTGATCGGAGCGACGAACGCGGCCTTCGCCGAGCTCGGGCTCGAATCGATCACCCTGGAGCGGTACCGCGAGCTGTACACGGTGCCGGTGCCGAAGTTCTACGAGCGGCTGATGGGGCGGCTGCCCACGGACGAGGAGTGGACCGTCATGGACGGGGCCTTCCACCGGCACTACTGGCAGCGGGCCGAGGCCTGCTTGCTGACCGCCGGCGCGGCGGAGCTGCTCGCGGCGCGGCAGGAGTCCGGGTTCACGCAGTCGCTGTTGTCACTGGCGCCGCACACGGAGCTGATACCGCTGGTGCGGCGGCACGGGATCGCCGAGCGGTTCGTGCGGATGGACGGGCGCGTCGACGCGTCGAAGGACGGGAAGTCCGGGCACATGGTGCGGCACCTGGCCGCGCTCGCCGTCCCGGCGGACCGGGTGGTCGTCATCGGCGACGCGGCGGACGACGCGGTGGCGGCGGCGCACGTGGGTGCGAAGGCGGTGCTCTACACCGGGGGGTCGCACAGTCGGGCTTCGCTGGAGCGGGTGGGTGCGCCGGTGGTGGACTCGCTCGCGGAGGCGGTCGCTGTGGCCGAGGAGCTGGTCTAG
- a CDS encoding DJ-1/PfpI family protein: MAKILIVTGDAAESLEVMYPYQRLLEEGYEVDIAAPARKQLRFVVHDFEPGFDTYTEKPGYTWPADLAFSEVDPGAYVAVVIPGGRAPEYLRNDPELRKILKAFFDADKPVAQICHGPLLTAAVGGLEGRRVTAYPALELDMQAAGATFQDTAAVVDGLLVSSRAWPDHPTWMREFLKILRTKS, translated from the coding sequence ATGGCGAAGATCCTGATCGTGACCGGGGACGCGGCGGAGTCGCTGGAGGTGATGTACCCCTACCAGCGCCTCCTTGAGGAGGGTTACGAGGTCGACATCGCCGCCCCCGCCCGCAAGCAGCTCCGCTTCGTCGTCCACGACTTCGAGCCCGGCTTCGACACGTACACGGAGAAGCCCGGCTACACCTGGCCCGCGGACCTGGCCTTCTCGGAGGTCGACCCGGGCGCGTACGTGGCGGTGGTGATCCCGGGCGGCCGGGCACCGGAGTACCTGCGCAACGACCCGGAGCTCCGCAAGATCCTGAAGGCCTTCTTCGACGCGGACAAGCCGGTGGCCCAGATCTGCCACGGCCCGCTCCTGACGGCGGCGGTCGGCGGCCTGGAGGGCCGCAGGGTCACGGCGTACCCGGCCCTGGAACTGGACATGCAGGCGGCCGGCGCCACCTTCCAGGACACGGCAGCCGTGGTCGACGGCCTCCTGGTCTCCTCCCGGGCCTGGCCGGACCACCCCACCTGGATGCGCGAATTCCTGAAGATCCTCCGAACAAAGTCCTGA